From the Anolis sagrei isolate rAnoSag1 chromosome 12, rAnoSag1.mat, whole genome shotgun sequence genome, one window contains:
- the KCNK4 gene encoding potassium channel subfamily K member 4: MPVVCYPSKESILSPRPPEHTAVMRRTTILALFSVVLIYLVTGAFVFRQLEHPHEVHQQVKLQAHLDRFLRLHQCVAPEELEDLIQQITEAMGAGVNPVINSTSGNSSHWDMSSAFFFAGTVITTIGFGNISPKTDAGRIFCIFYALVGIPLFGMLLAGVGDLLGSSLRKAIGKVEDVFLKWQVSATIVRVLSALLFILIGCLLFVSLPTIIFQHIEGWTLLESIYFVVITLTTIGFGDYVAGDTKSSEHIWYQPMVVVWILLGLAYFASILTMIGNWLRVLSRRTRAEMGDFTAHAASWTGNVASQIRVPNMAFPDKLHRMGTLKGKPLSPSAITQQGESQELATPPAQPEQLPSPSSALAPPPSMPPVSCPSPSPRTLQRIAQMNARNAAVLRPIDYAGENLAFIDESSDALSDGGPPSARPPRRMRPRARHRVNAGEPAALPMIVLSRTRDKGESV, translated from the exons ATGCCCGTAGTCTGCTACCCATCCAAGGAATCCATCTTGAGCCCAAGACCTCCCGAACACACCGCTGTGATGCGCCGCACCACGATCTTGGCTCTCTTCTCGGTGGTCCTGATTTACCTGGTCACGGGCGCCTTCGTCTTCCGCCAGCTGGAACACCCCCATGAGGTCCACCAACAGGTGAAACTCCAAGCTCACCTGGACCGGTTCTTAAGGCTGCACCAGTGTGTCGCTCCTGAGGAGCTGGAGGACCTCATCCAG CAAATAACCGAGGCCATGGGAGCTGGCGTGAACCCGGTCATCAACAGCACAAGCGGCAACAGCTCACACTGGGATATGAGCAGCGCCTTCTTCTTCGCTGGCACCGTCATCACCACCATCG GATTTGGGAACATTTCCCCCAAGACGGATGCTGGCCGGATCTTCTGTATCTTCTATGCTCTTGTGGGGATCCCTCTCTTCGGGATGCTGCTCGCAGgagtcggagatcttttgggatCCTCTCTCCGGAAAGCCATTGGCAAAGTGGAAGACGTTTTTTTG AAGTGGCAGGTGAGCGCGACCATCGTGAGGGTGCTCTCGGCCTTGCTCTTCATCCTCATCGGCTGCCTCCTCTTCGTCTCTTTGCCGACCATCATTTTCCAGCACATAGAAGGGTGGACCCTCCTGGAAAGCATCTACTTCGTGGTCATCACACTGACCACAATTGGATTCGGCGATTACGTCGCAG GTGACACCAAAAGCAGCGAGCACATCTGGTACCAGCCGATGGTGGTGGTCTGGATTCTGCTGGGCTTGGCTTACTTTGCCTCCATCCTCACCATGATCGGCAACTGGCTGCGGGTCTTGTCCCGGCGCACGAGGGCAGAG ATGGGAGATTTCACGGCGCACGCTGCCTCCTGGACAGGGAATGTGGCGTCCCAAATCCGTGTCCCGAACATGGCGTTTCCAGATAAGCTGCACAGGATGGGCACCTTGAAAGGGAAGCCGTTGTCACCGTCGGCTATCACGCAGCAAGGGGAAAGCCAAGAGCTGGCAACGCCGCCGGCGCAACCAGAGCAATTGCCATCGCCATCCTCGGCTTTAGCACCACCACCATCGATGCCGCCCGTATCGTGTCCGAGCCCGTCTCCCCGCACGTTGCAACGCATAGCCCAAATGAACGCCCGCAATGCTGCCGTGTTGCGACCTATAGACTACGCGGGCGAAAACCTGGCTTTCATCGACGAGAGTTCGGATGCGCTGAGCGACGGAGGGCCACCTTCCGCCCGGCCGCCCCGCCGCATGCGTCCTCGGGCTCGGCACCGAGTCAACGCTGGCGAGCCGGCAGCGTTGCCCATGATCGTGCTGAGCCGGACCCGAGACAAAGGCGAGTCCGTTTAA